A part of Citrifermentans bremense genomic DNA contains:
- a CDS encoding YtxH domain-containing protein — MKRLVTDVMMLVGGGVVGAGLGLMFAPHSGAKSRKKIVRMGKMMSNKSDRMMRDLSDRVSDLADTMQGMSGKATRLMRIR, encoded by the coding sequence ATGAAAAGGTTAGTGACAGACGTCATGATGCTGGTCGGTGGCGGGGTGGTTGGCGCTGGCTTGGGACTGATGTTTGCCCCTCATTCGGGTGCCAAAAGCCGCAAAAAAATTGTGCGCATGGGCAAGATGATGAGCAATAAGAGCGACAGGATGATGCGGGACCTGTCCGACAGGGTGTCCGATCTGGCCGACACCATGCAAGGCATGAGCGGGAAGGCTACAAGGCTGATGCGCATCAGGTAA
- a CDS encoding aminotransferase-like domain-containing protein: MALESARDCRPLYEKVGGEIVALIEGGTFRVGERLPSIRQLSSKLSVSINTVMQAYAVLEDRRVIQARPQSGYYVCPRAPEITATPVSCGQGFRATAVTFSDLCQLVIRNMMEPAMVPLGSAVPNPQHLPFEKLNRIMSAELRRFGSQSVSYMMPPGSERLRTQIAKRSLLSGISVTPDEVLVTAGCVEAVQLALRATCRAGDTIAVESPFYFNFLQLIAEMGLKALEIPSTPREGISIEALRYAIENNKISACLVIPNFSNPLGSLMPDERKRELVQLLERHGIPLIEDDIYGDLTFGQQRPVAAKSFDRKGGVIYCSSFSKTLAPGYRVGWAIGGRYQDEMERLKMMTNLAVASPTQLALAEFLANGGYDHHLRAIRRIYAKNMSQMSEAVARYFPEGTRMTRPAGSFMLWVEMPQGVDSVKLFHRALEHRIGITPGAIFSLSDKYRNYVRLSSAFWDEKSERGVETLGTLAKEIVRCSG; this comes from the coding sequence ATGGCTCTGGAATCGGCAAGAGACTGCAGGCCTCTGTATGAGAAAGTGGGCGGCGAGATCGTTGCACTCATCGAAGGGGGTACCTTCCGGGTCGGGGAGCGACTTCCCTCTATCAGGCAGCTCAGCTCAAAGCTGAGCGTCAGCATCAACACGGTGATGCAGGCGTATGCGGTCCTGGAGGACCGCCGGGTGATCCAGGCGCGCCCCCAGTCGGGTTACTACGTCTGCCCCCGCGCGCCGGAAATCACCGCCACGCCGGTTTCCTGCGGGCAAGGTTTCCGCGCCACCGCGGTCACCTTCAGCGACCTCTGCCAGCTGGTGATCCGCAACATGATGGAACCTGCAATGGTCCCCCTGGGAAGCGCGGTCCCCAATCCGCAGCACCTGCCGTTCGAGAAGCTGAACCGGATCATGTCTGCCGAATTGAGGCGCTTCGGCTCGCAGAGCGTTTCCTACATGATGCCGCCGGGAAGCGAGCGGCTTAGGACCCAGATTGCCAAGCGCTCGCTTCTTTCCGGAATCAGCGTCACCCCGGACGAGGTCCTCGTGACTGCCGGTTGTGTCGAGGCCGTTCAGCTTGCCCTGCGCGCCACCTGCCGCGCCGGCGACACCATCGCCGTGGAATCCCCTTTCTACTTCAACTTCCTGCAACTCATAGCTGAAATGGGGCTGAAGGCCTTGGAAATCCCGTCGACGCCAAGGGAAGGGATCTCGATCGAGGCGCTTAGGTACGCCATCGAGAACAACAAGATCAGCGCCTGCCTGGTGATACCCAACTTCAGCAATCCATTGGGGAGCCTGATGCCGGACGAGAGAAAGCGCGAGCTGGTTCAGCTTCTGGAGCGGCATGGCATCCCTCTCATCGAGGACGACATCTACGGCGATCTCACCTTCGGGCAGCAGCGCCCTGTAGCGGCAAAATCTTTTGACAGAAAAGGTGGGGTGATTTACTGCTCCTCCTTCTCCAAGACCTTGGCTCCAGGCTACCGTGTCGGGTGGGCGATAGGCGGGCGTTACCAGGACGAGATGGAGAGGCTCAAGATGATGACGAACCTTGCCGTCGCCTCGCCGACCCAGCTTGCCCTGGCGGAGTTTCTCGCCAATGGCGGGTACGATCACCACCTGCGCGCCATCAGGCGCATCTACGCGAAGAATATGTCCCAGATGTCGGAGGCTGTGGCGAGGTACTTCCCGGAGGGGACGCGAATGACACGGCCGGCCGGCAGCTTCATGCTGTGGGTGGAGATGCCGCAGGGGGTAGACTCGGTGAAGTTGTTTCACCGGGCACTTGAGCATCGCATCGGCATCACGCCGGGGGCCATATTCTCTCTCTCCGACAAGTACCGCAATTACGTCCGCCTTTCATCTGCTTTTTGGGATGAAAAGTCGGAACGGGGAGTAGAGACCCTGGGGACGCTGGCCAAGGAGATAGTTCGCTGTTCAGGATGA
- a CDS encoding glycosyltransferase, protein MTTLNHIPAVSILMPVRNEERFLPAALRSIEAQTFTDWELVAVDDGSTDGTPRILAEAAAADPRIRVLHCGEGLVPALNLGLNECRASLVARMDGDDVSHPRRLAAQVALLAAHPEIGLAACSFRHFPRQGVGIGMAGYEQWQNRLITHEEIAADLFVESPFVHPSVMYRRCCVERLEGYRDRGWPEDYDLWLRLAAAQVKFARLAEPLFFWRERPERTTRTNPAYAPDAFRRCKLHHLMNGFLKGETEVILAGAGLEGRAWYRLLREEGIRVAAWLDVDPRKIGRQLHGAPVLATGQVTASGVKLLMTVGARGARALVRESSAKSGFVEGIDAACVA, encoded by the coding sequence ATGACTACGCTGAACCACATTCCGGCGGTCTCCATCCTGATGCCGGTGAGAAACGAGGAGCGGTTCCTGCCGGCGGCGCTCCGCTCGATCGAGGCGCAGACCTTTACCGATTGGGAACTGGTGGCGGTGGACGACGGCTCGACCGACGGCACACCCCGCATCCTCGCCGAAGCGGCTGCGGCCGACCCGCGCATCCGGGTGCTTCACTGCGGCGAAGGGCTGGTGCCGGCCCTGAACCTGGGGCTTAACGAGTGCCGGGCTTCGCTCGTTGCGCGCATGGACGGCGACGACGTCTCGCATCCCCGAAGGCTCGCCGCGCAGGTGGCGCTCCTGGCAGCCCACCCCGAGATCGGGCTTGCTGCCTGCTCTTTCAGGCATTTCCCGCGGCAAGGTGTCGGCATCGGGATGGCCGGGTACGAGCAATGGCAGAACCGGCTCATCACTCATGAAGAGATAGCCGCCGACCTTTTCGTGGAATCCCCCTTCGTGCACCCGAGCGTGATGTACCGCAGATGCTGCGTCGAGCGGCTGGAGGGGTACCGCGACAGGGGATGGCCCGAAGACTACGACCTGTGGCTGCGGCTTGCCGCCGCTCAAGTGAAGTTCGCAAGGCTAGCCGAGCCCCTGTTCTTCTGGAGGGAACGCCCCGAGCGTACCACGCGCACCAATCCGGCCTACGCCCCCGACGCCTTCCGGCGCTGTAAGCTGCACCACCTGATGAACGGCTTTCTCAAAGGGGAAACGGAGGTCATCCTCGCCGGAGCGGGGCTGGAAGGGCGGGCGTGGTACCGCCTCCTGCGGGAGGAGGGGATCCGTGTCGCCGCCTGGCTGGACGTCGATCCCCGCAAGATCGGGCGGCAGCTGCACGGAGCCCCGGTACTTGCCACCGGCCAAGTGACGGCATCCGGGGTAAAGCTGCTGATGACGGTAGGCGCCCGGGGGGCGAGGGCGCTGGTCAGGGAATCCTCGGCTAAATCGGGGTTCGTCGAAGGAATCGACGCCGCCTGCGTCGCCTAG
- a CDS encoding EamA family transporter yields the protein MSNLAFTLIIFSAVMHAIWNTLVKRSHHKTVFIWWMFVIASILFTASLPLFPEEFNLPGSHTVAMIAIGSVSFVLYHLLNGRAYHTGDLSVVYPLSQTSMIWVPIWGMAILGERLSLRGVIGILLVILGTFSVQMQRLSLMELARPFRDLKSTSVRAALLAGFIYSIGSIAEKTGVKHYPPLYFTYFLTLTMLLLMTLNLSRTKYRSAIAEEWRVNWRPILCSGPVVMASFLTFRYGLNLARVGYAVPVRQVSIMVGVLIGILFLRESFGRTRLLSATIIVAGAVLIRFG from the coding sequence ATGTCCAATCTTGCCTTCACCCTTATCATCTTCTCAGCCGTCATGCACGCCATCTGGAATACTTTGGTGAAGCGCAGCCACCACAAGACCGTCTTCATCTGGTGGATGTTCGTGATCGCCAGCATATTGTTCACAGCGTCCTTGCCGCTTTTCCCTGAAGAGTTCAACCTTCCCGGAAGCCATACCGTGGCGATGATCGCCATTGGCTCAGTCAGTTTTGTCCTCTATCACCTGTTGAACGGTCGCGCCTACCACACCGGCGATCTTTCCGTCGTCTACCCCCTCTCCCAGACCTCCATGATATGGGTTCCCATCTGGGGTATGGCGATCCTTGGGGAGCGTCTTTCCCTGCGCGGCGTCATCGGGATACTCCTCGTCATCCTTGGCACCTTCTCGGTGCAGATGCAGCGACTGAGCCTGATGGAACTCGCCCGCCCATTCCGCGACTTGAAGAGCACATCGGTGCGAGCGGCACTATTGGCAGGCTTCATCTATTCCATAGGTTCGATCGCCGAAAAAACAGGCGTCAAGCACTACCCTCCCCTGTACTTCACCTATTTCCTCACGCTTACCATGCTGTTGCTCATGACCCTGAACCTAAGCCGCACCAAGTACCGCAGTGCCATCGCCGAGGAATGGCGGGTCAACTGGCGCCCGATCCTTTGCAGCGGTCCCGTGGTCATGGCCTCGTTTCTCACCTTCCGTTACGGGTTGAATCTCGCGCGCGTGGGTTATGCTGTGCCGGTGCGGCAGGTAAGCATCATGGTCGGCGTTCTCATCGGCATCCTGTTTCTGAGGGAGTCGTTTGGCAGGACCAGGCTCTTGTCGGCCACGATCATCGTTGCCGGGGCGGTTTTGATCAGGTTCGGATGA